A single genomic interval of Perca fluviatilis chromosome 19, GENO_Pfluv_1.0, whole genome shotgun sequence harbors:
- the LOC120548400 gene encoding E3 ubiquitin-protein ligase UBR2-like yields the protein MGPVWCIRPGVAHQARCGASGPVWRIRPGVAHQARCGASGPVWRIRPGVAHQARCGAAGPVWRIRPGVAHQARCGASGPVWRSRPGVAQQARCGASGPVWCSRPGVVQQARTLVKPLIHRWCGHPGVRQTLGGGGVPVQFPRESNRLIELPEDYSVLINQASSFTCPRSGGDKSRAPTLCLVCGCMLCSQSYCCQTELDGEDVGACTAHTSTCGAGLGLFLRVRESQVLFVAGKTKGCFYPPPYLDDYGETDQGLKRGNPLHLCAERYRKIQRLWRQHGVAEVIGHAQEANQTLVAIDWQHL from the exons ATGGGCCCGGTGTGGTGCATCAGGCCCGGTGTGGCGCATCAGGCCCGGTGTGGCGCATCAGGCCCGGTGTGGCGCATCAGGCCCGGTGTGGCGCATCAGGCCCGGTGTGGCGCATCAGGCCCGGTGTGGCGCATCAGGCCCGGTGTGGCGCATCAGGCCCGGTGTGGcgcagcaggcccggtgtggcGCATCAGGCCCGGTGTGGCGCATCAGGCCCGGTGTGGCGCATCAGGCCCGGTGTGGcgcagcaggcccggtgtggcgcagcaggcccggtgtggtgCATCAGGCCCGGTGTGGtgcagcaggcccggtgtggtgcagcaggcccg cacccttgttAAGCCACTAatacacag GTGGTGTGGTCATCCAGGTGTGCGCCAGACTCTGGGGGGGGGCGGAGTCCCGGTCCAGTTCCCCCGAGAGTCCAACCGGCTGATAGAGCTGCCGGAAGATTACAGCGTGCTGATCAACCAGGCATCCAGCTTCAC gTGTCCCCGGTCGGGTGGAGATAAGTCCCGGGCCCCCACCCTGTGCCTGGTGTGCGGCTGCATGCTGTGTTCTCAGAGCTACTGCTGCCAGACGGAGCTGGACGGAGAAGACGTGGGGGCCTGCACCGCACACACCTCCACCTGTGGAGCCGGCCTCGGCCTCTTcctcag ggtcAGAGAGAGTCAGGTGTTGTTTGTAGCAGGTAAAACAAAGGGCTGTTTCTATCCTCCTCCGTACCTCGACGACTATGGAGAGACAGACCAGGGCCTCAA GCGGGGGAACCCCCTCCACCTGTGTGCCGAGCGCTACAGGAAGATCCAGCGTCTGTGGCGGCAGCACGGCGTCGCTGAGGTCATCGGCCACGCTCAGGAGGCCAATCAGACGCTGGTCGCCATCGACTGGCAGCACCTGTGA
- the LOC120548094 gene encoding protein YIPF3-like has translation MSAGSGNRNTNTEPWGSFDENLIQTGAGGAAVIDMENMDDTSGSSFEDMGELHQRMKEEEEVTAEAAAADDNDNGAEDGEFLGMKGLKGPAGTTGR, from the exons ATGTCTGCGGGGTCCGGGAACAGAAACACGAACACGGAACCGTGGGGAAGCTTCGATGAAAACCTCATCCAG ACTGGCGCTGGCGGCGCGGCCGTCATCGACATGGAGAACATGGACGACACGTCCGGCTCGAGCTTCGAGGACATGGGCGAGCTGCACCAGAggatgaaggaggaggaggaggtcacCGCCGAGGCCGCCGCCGCCGACGACAACGACAACGGCGCCGAGGACGGAGAGTTCCTCGGCATGAAGGGCCTGAAAGGGCCAGCTGGGACGACAGGTCGCTGA